Within Rhododendron vialii isolate Sample 1 chromosome 12a, ASM3025357v1, the genomic segment atttcctttggtacgacacattgtggtaagaaaacgtcaatttatggtattgtcataacaattatggtttgttataaaatttgtggtatttaaatatattttcttttgatatgacacgttgtgttaagaaaatggcaattttaggtgttgtcataataattgtggttattgtataaaatttgtgatattttacaaatatttttggcttgggtataacaattgttgattttggtacggcatattttgattttgttacggaatatcatacgagtcaaaaaaaaattggtacgattcattgtggtaaaataatgccaatttatggtgttgttataacatttgtgggtaacattatttaatttttgatattgtacgtatatatttggttagggtacaagtattatggatttcagtacgaataattatggttacataataacaatattttttaattataggtAACCTGTTaatgttcaacaggtaaattttaatgtataagtcgtaactagaatcataaatatgcattagaaaaccaaaaattggtatAAGGAAAATCACaaagggcaaattatagttacccccctctaactaaccctcgcgtacacttacccccctctaacttctttttttggcacttaaccccctcaaactaattgaaattcaaacggtcataacttcaaacggtcataattttttcgtccaaaatcgaaaatatgcaaattatatatcaatttcgaggtcttgaagtcagctttctaatgacaccaaaatcacatcacgattcaaagcacacagaaagttatgatcaaaacggtctttctgtctaccagcctttactcttttgatcataactttctgtgtgctttgaatcgtgatgcgattttggtgtcattagaaagctaacttcaagacctcgaaatcgatatataatttgcatattttcgattttgaacgaagaagttatgaccgtttgaagttatgaccgtttgaattttagttagtttgagggggttaagtgccaaaaaaagaagttagaggggggtaagtgtacgcgaggGTTAGTTAGaagggggtaactataatttgcccaatcacaaattgtcataatttaagCATACGGTATACCGTGTGTACCATAGTTTCTTCCATCAAATTATGGACATGAGCATATCATTAAGAATAGAGGAACAAACTCTACACAAGGCGAAGGCTACTACGATGGTCATACTTAAGTCACAACCAGATAAAAATCAAATTACATGTTcttgaatttagaaaacaatACTCGCCCCACTAGAAATCCTTTCTTgtttaaatatttcttttttttttttgggtcttttctTCGAAGCCGCATAGAAAGTTCTCAAAGTAGAAAATAAGGAGGGCTGAATAACAGAAGCTTCATCCCAAAACGGAAAACCCCAACAACTGAAAACTATCCTCAGAAGGACTTCAGCAAAACCCACAAACGCAATGAATACCTTCCATTAACTGCTTAATGAACAAAACTGAAGCATTTCTCAAACCAAGATTATACATGTTCTACAAGATATTGTAACGCACAGTGGTTCTGCCAAGCTTCTCGAAACAGAAAAATAATTCTTGCCGAGAAGATGTACGCAGTCTGTTCTAAACTATCATGACATTCCATTAACcagaaaagtttcaaaattctCTTCCCTTGGTTCGAGAAAGATTGGTTAGGCTAATATTGACAGCAACATCTGACTAAACCACTGTAACGGAGGCTCAGCTCAAGATAAAGAACACCTGGGGGAGCACTTTTACTTGAATCTCAACTATTTACAAGTCAAAACACACAGCAGCCCATGCCCCAAGTGTATGCCTATATGTACAGCTTGATCACAAAACCTATCAACATGTCAGCGGTTCACAGATTCCTCTCATGTGGTTCAAGCCAAGTAAATCCCAGGAAATCAAACACTTCTTTTTCCGTCTTAAAATGCAAACTTCCGCTGGCTTTTGTCCCCTGCATGACATGTACAGGAGAGCTGAAAGATGAGAGGCCAACAAAGGGAAAAGGCAAAATAGGTTATATCTAAACCAACTACATACCCGTTTACTGCTAGAACTTTGAGTAGCTGGAAACAGCCCCGTATCATCAAGTCGGTATCCCTTCGAGTCCGCAAGTAATCTCAGTCTGCACCAGAATGACAAAATGGCCAAAAATTAAAGTATCTTCCAGTACAGACCAAAAAAGCTGAAACATGTGGCCAATTAGCATTTTATCCATATAGCTCAATCACTTCACCAAGGACCACTGATGAGTAGTCTTCTTATTTCGGtttccttttgtgattgcaGAAAGCATATTCTACGCTCAAACACAAACATGCAATGGTAATACTTAAACATAACTGTGAaagtatttttcatttattagaAGTTAGGAAAGTCTTGTCTAAATCAAAAGATAAAATGAGCATACCTCCTGTTTAACACATCATTCCCTGTCCAAGCTATTAGTCCAAAAGCATATATGTCCCTTGGATAAACCTATGAAGCAGAAGAGAATTTAGGAAAAGCAGCCAAACAATAAATTTCTGCAATTATTTACATCCCAGAGAGGATCAAATGCGGCTCGCCAAGGAAATCAGATGTGGAAAGTTATCTACCACATAGGATTTATTTTGGAAATTAGGTGGCTCATCCGAGAAAATAACTCTCCAGttatcacaaaacaaaaaatcactaTCTATGTGAAATAGACAAATTTGCAGCTCAAAATGATGGTAACTCTTAAGTGCACTCGCAAGATTTCCACTTGAAAAATTCTTCAGTTACTAGCATTCTTGGTACTATTTATGTAAACTATGCTTGCATGAAGACAAAAGTACATGTCTTCgctgataaaagaaaagaaaaaagagtagaAGTCTTCGGCCAGAATCTGGAATTTAGTGGAATCCCTTACCTATTCAACTGTAGAGTAGGGCTCGTCAAATTACCTTGAAATCTATACGATGTCGCAGCTCTCGACCAGGATATGTGTAAAGACCAAAATATGTATCAACTCCCGCATCAGTACCCTGCATTTTGTTGTATTCAGAGGGAAAGGGCTTAAGCCACACAAAGGAGCATAGTATGTGCAAGAATCATATATCTTTTGATCTGAACGGGAAATGTTTGCATATTCATTCATATTCTGTTGTCAACAGTATAACATGCAGACCAATCAAGATAAGCAAATATAGTTCCAATATTTCCTAAATtctggaacaaaaaaaaaaacacaaaggctttgttcggttcgtggtttagttttagttttagttttgttttcaatcattaccctatttctttctccaattattaccctattttttcaattattactttcccatctctctctatctctctccaatcattacccctatcttcaatcattactctatttctctctccacccactaccaaaactaaactaaactaaactctcaaccaaacacaaccaaaaacaaaaacgcTTGATTACAATATTGACAAGATCCTTGGATTGATAAATAAGGCCCTCATTGACCAAAATATGATCGCATCAACATTgtccaaaaaccaccaaaactatattttgttggtttaatttttttttttttttgaaaagttttgttGGTTTAAATGTTGCAGCTGATATTCACAAGTAAAAGACCATGCAGTATCCACTTTAAGGCATCCAACATCTGGTTTTCACTACTAAGAAATGTATTTGCTACTCACCTctgagaagaaaaaggaagaggaaaaacGAAGAAAGAAACTACCATTTTGAAGGTTCATACTTATCTATCTTGGATTGGGACATAatgctcggtttggtttgatttatacTTATCTATCTTCCCTGAACTCCTAGTCAAATGTCGACAAAGGCTACGAGGAGAAAAATAGATGAACAAAAATGCATGCATATCGAATGTATATTCTACACCATATTACCTCTTCACTGTGAATACTAAAGATCAAATCTTCCCTTAAGAACTTTATATCCTTCAGATGCTTTACATATTTTCGAAGAAAGCCTATATGACTGGAACAAGAAAGAGAACTGATCAGCCTTCCAGAAATAGCATTAACATAAATAGTAGAAAGCAAGGAGAAAACAGTTTCTCTTTAACAAATATGCAAATAACTGCTACTTTGATTCATGCGAGAGAGTATGAAAAACACTGAGAAGTTATAGATAATCTAACCACCTTTATGTTTCCAGGCAAACTATCCCAGGATACAAATGCCTCAAACTAGGAAATAGATGTTGGAGACTCTCGTTCATAACATTAAGGAATATAAAGTCAGGAAATAATTTAGTTTGAGGGACAGGTACCGTAAAACCCACTTAATAATTTGCATAATGTGTTTTCTTGAGCTCAAGAAAATGCAACTTATTCCCTTCTCATGAGGTGTCATCGATGCACACATTTGAATCTGTTAATGCAGTAACCAAGATAATAGAAAAAGTGATCTTGACCTTTTCCCATCAGGATGAGTAATGACAATGTCCAGATCCCCACAAGAGGCTTTTCCACGCCTGTATGATCCTCCACATACCACCATCACCTTCAGCACATAATTCAAAAATCAATGGGGGGCCAACACATAGCGAGGAATGGCTTGATAAGCACCTGATAATGCAATGTAGGGTGCACTagttatctagttttagttaattttatcgttaatttagttgtttttaattacttttgcacgtaaggtagttTGGTTTCGTTTGTGTAGAAACTTGTTCAAAGCAGGAGTTTTTAAGCTCAAGGCTGGCCCAAGATattcaaagttcaaaaatgACCAAGAATGGAGTCATCGGAATCCAATGACAAAGATTCAAGGACCTGGAGGTGACCAGACGCCTCGCCAAGGCATGGTAAAGCAGAGAACAAGACCAAGTCTGAAGATAAGCTTTCGGCATCGATAGACTATATTACATTCAATCGGTACCGACTGGTTTCAGCAGCAGCCCTTGACAACTTCGGCATCGGTAGACAAGAATCTGTTCAATCGGTACCGAAGCTTTTGCACCAGCTCCTTACCTAGCTTGGCATCAATAGACCTGATTACGTTCAATCAGTACCGAGGCCCGTTCATCAGCAACTTATGGCCTTTGCCATCGGTACCGAGGGCTTCGGAGGGCATCTTTGGAGCATCTTTTGGGATATTCTGTGCGCATACCTTGGAGGATATAAAAGGCGTGATGTCATTTGTacaaaaaaagatttgattgcatcatttttagatctagaattagatttgcttgctttttgaattgttcttcatttccagcactttaattttaattttctgccttagttaatttagttttgttgtttttgtcttcattaaagttgtagccgctactccgatctattgtttaatctagttttcttcaagtgttgttatttcactatgcttagtagatttttgcttgctcttatcttcatagatatgtgtgagtagttttctagggttaggtcatgggtgaatagcacctcatggctcgagtaaaaattgcatttttcaccaaaaaagtTCGAATCTTTGGTTTGAAAATCGATGTGTAGTTCAGATTTATTtatcaaattgctaaggtgctaacctccttgatcatgtgtaggtaagagcatcgcctacttaccacacatgatgcttggagctctatCACTCGAggtgtttgctaaataaattctagagctagcttggtaatcaaACTATTTTATCTTCCGGCTTAAGAACCTTAGTTGAGTATCTTAAACCGTGTAATTGGTTGAAAAACGTGACTTTATTCGAGTCATGAGTGTTAGTAACttctagacctaacctgctttttatcctaGTTGATTCCCTTTTAATTtaacctttttattttccacCACATACATAAAACAAAGTTGACtgcctaaaagccgaaaaccttgcttacatctacaaatccatccAAGCCGTATTAAATATTCCCTTGGGTATGATctcggtcttccggattattatgcttcaattggacgtatttaccctacgcttggggtgatcatATTTCAATATGTCGACGAACGAAGCATGGCTCTTATAGGACAGTAGACGTAATTCAAAATTTCAGATCCATATCTTATTAGTTTGGACTAACATGACTTGGCCAAagcaaaataacataaaatccAAGTGCGGAAACATGTCATGGATTTGGCAGCAGTATACCCTATATGGAGGGAAAGGGATGCAAGAATCTTCTCTGGAAAAAAGTGATATTCTATATTGTTCTCAATTGAGAATGATATAAGGTCCATTCCTGGAGGCAAGTAGGAAATAGTTATGTTGGTTGTTAAATACGGTTAGCTTGGAACATATCAAACAGAAGTCCTGAGAAATATTCGGTATCCCTTAACCATCAGTTCTAAAAGGGTGATACCTCAATTTCTAcataaaatcaaaataacatCCATAGGGCTGCTACGTAAACAGAAAATTACCTCGATAGAAACAGTGCACTTAATTCTCATAAAGGACGAGCTCAGTTtcagtttaggcactttcatagggtttagggtgcactttcctattatagtgTAGTGTACCCTAGGGTAGGGTAGGGTactaccctagggtttaggcactttcatagggtttagggtgcactttcctattatagggtagggtaccctagggtaggACACCctaaggtttaggcactttcatagggttttagggtacacttttctattatagggttttagtggtttagatttaggattttaggcactttcatagggtaccctagggtttaggcttaggcactttcatagggttttagggtgcactttcctattatagggttttattgatttagacacttttataggggcaattttgagaaaatattcCGAAAATCCTTAACGGtgcatttctgttttttttggaGTGTGCAGGAAGAGGAGGTCCAAAACAGGAGCTACATGTAAAACCCCCTAGGAAAAACTGAAGATCAAGTGAAAACAGTTTGGTACTTAACTAACAGTGCCAAAAAGCAATCATTTTTGGTGCTGAACATTTATTAAGTGCTCAGATCAAAGTTAATAACTACCTTCTAGTCACCACTGCTCATTTTTAGCATTTAGTGATGAGCCATGTTTAATGAGGTACATTTATTGCTAAATAATGTAATTTTCAAGGACCAAAGTGGGCAGCCTTAAGTGAAAATAAAGCAAGTCAGAAACAATTTAATATGCCAAAAAATAGTTCTCACCCCAGGCAAAATTTCTTCTGCAGCATTCTGTAAAAGATGTTCCATCTCTTGTACCTGTGTAATCAACATGTGCATCACAACATCATCTCAACTTCCAAACTTGCAGAATGTAGAATGAAGGGAACAAAGGTCAGACCTCATGACGTGGAATCCTTGTTTTGATATCATCAAAATATTTCAACCCTAACCTCTGTGAATTTGTTAATGACTTCTCATTCTTCAGATCTTCCAGAGTTCGATGTCCTTTCTCGTAAAGTTTCAGAGCAGTGGCTGGACCAATGCCCCATACTTCCCCAAATAGGCTTATTGTCCGCACCTATAAAAAGAGAACATAAAGACCAGTGAAAATTGAGCAATTTCTGGACTGGAACATCCTATTTACCTTAAATTACTTTAATCAACAGATTTCCTCTTTCATCTAATATTTTAAAGGATGTTAGATATAATGTCCTCCCTTTGATCCAAATAACACATAAAGGGCTTGGCCATTAAGCTATGCAACAACTAACAAGAAAATACATTGTCTATCTACAAATTCCACaattaaaatcaaaatcaaaagaaagtGGACAACGCGTTGAACATCTGCACATCAATGATGAAAAAATAGCAATAATGGGTAAAAGAAACTTTGAGTTTGCTAAGAAGCTTTTCTACACCTTTTCATCTGTTTCAAAGTGCTCCAACTTAGAAAGCTTCCCTGTATTCACCATCTCCTGAATCTGCATGCAAACAGCACTGGCAACTTGAATCCAACGAAGGTGAACAGAGGAACAACTCCCATATGCAGCTAAGCATATGAAATGAGGCACTCATAGTTAATATAGCATAGTCCATAATCCAGTAAAAGAATAGATTTACCTTCagacaaaaaaaacccataaagtTTCAtagaaaacaaaacccaaaggGATTATACTGAAAGAATAAACATTATATAGTCAACCACACATAAAAGTAAACTTCAgattaggcctgtcaatggaccggatccaaTCCTGAAACAATTTGAAAGTTGACAGCCCTACTTCAGATGATATGAACGTTGAGAAGTAATCAACCACGCCAAGGCAAAAATTTGAACGCCGTAACTTTGAACTTAAATATGTTCACTCACATGATCCTGCATTGACTTTCCAATTGCAGGTAGGTGCTTAACCTGATCCACACTTTCAATTCTGAAGGGCAACTTCTCAATTACTGCAATGGCCTTAGAATAGCTGAAAGACCTCCGATCATCACCAAGTGCTACCATTGAAAAGGAGTTCTATTGCATGAGAATTCGGAAAGAGCTAGCTAGTAGCGTCAAACATGTTAACAAAGTTTAACATtggtgaaaagaaaaaagaaaagagatcaAAATCCACCTCTATATATGTTCATAAGTTTCCCAAATATCTCGGTaatattttggttttgatcaggTGGGCTATATGGCAATGATGAGTCTGAAGTTCCAACCTGATTAGAAAATCATAGATCATTTACTTCAAGAAATACTCGGGACAAAAGCATAAGGAATTTAGGGCTGCAAATTCATGTctgagaaagagaaaaactagATAAGAAAGCTCATAAGTTTCACAAGCAATCcaacaaatggaaaaaaaatattacagttTTATTTAGAGAATCAGGGGTAGTAGGACTGCTGTTAACAGGGACCAGAGGGGCGGACAAATCATCAGAACCAATGTATGCATCATTATTAACAGCACTGGCTGTATCTTCTGAAGATACAGTTTTGTGGTATTCTGGAGAGGTTCTGATCCTTTTATGTTGGGACGTTTCAACATCACTGGAATCATGTCCATCAGCACCTTTAGAACCACTTTCCTCCAAAGATTTTTTTGATGAAGCTGCTGCTGCTCCTGACTTCAGTGCTAGGACAAATGGAGCTTCAGATACTTTTTCCCCTATACTCAAACTGTCCTCCAGCCACTTGTAAAGTAGAATACTCTGCTAATAGCAATGAAACATTAAAGTTTAACACCTTAACAAATCTCTCTCTGAGAACAAGAATCCTCAAAATATCATTCCAAAAGTACACTTGATATGTAGCCTCAAGCCTCAACCCGACAGGATAGCCAATTGGTCACTCAGATACTGTGAAAAAATCAGTAGCCAACCAATTCAGGATGCACCAAACTTCCTCCAgaaaaactacaataaaacgaaCTAGCAAGAGTTGGTTTAGAGTAGTCCAGGCCTATGAAATGATTTCAGAAGCCTGGTTACATGGACTCTTGAAGATGTATATAGTACCTATCTAGGTCCTACATGTTTAGTTGAACATTTACCCAGAATGCCTATGTTGTAATTCTAATTTACCATGAACTATACATAGAACTCCTATACCATGCGCCTATTTTGTAATTCTAATTTACCCTAAGGCGCCTCATACTCTTTGTTTCtcctagaaaataaaaatatatccACTAGGAAATTTGAACAAGTTGGCATGTCCTGTGTGGCCGTGTCCATGAGATGGAAATCAGATGAATATAAAACTTGAAACTCAAAAGCACCTGACACCCGTACACttgtccatgtaacataggttaGAAGTCCATTCATACAACACATGGGCTAAAACATCAAAAGGACTTGCCACCCATAAAGCCTTCATCAATTGCCACTAATACTCATGTAAAGCTGCAACATAGAAATATTCTCCACAACAATCAAAGGAGTGATTTATGCGTAGGGGAGTTAAAAGAATGGACTTACAAGACAACCTGCCTAGGTTGAATGAGTGCGACTAAGTTAACAGAGATTTTGGCATGAAGTTAAGATGGGCAACCACTTCTCGTTTGAAGCGGTGCCAAGTATGATTAACAAATTTTCATAAGGTTAGAACTGCATGCTAAAGCTATTAAGGCAACATCGATATATGATAACACCCCCGGTAGGGAGAACTTGAAATCAAACTGCCGGGAGATCGAGTTCTAATGGTAAGTTTCTTTTTCGAAGAAAGAAGTGGTGCTTGTAAGTTCCTCATACGTCAGCGATTTGTTTGGTCTAGGgagtgagaaaagaaagaaagtaatgTGGTATGTCATGTGGTtgagaaaaggaaacaaaaggaatgaTTAGCATTTCTCTCCATCGTATTGGGGAAAAATAAAGCAAAGTATGAGAGACAGGGAATAAAGCCACCAAGGTTACATGTCTTACTTCTTACTGCAATTGTAATCCAGGAATCTTGGAAATCACAACCAGTCAACTTAGTTACTCACCAAAACtcacccttttcttttttgacaaacaGAACTGGTTAAACAAAAGAGTTctccctcctccctcctctctcaCCATTTTacctaattttcaatccaaacatgAGAGTGTGTTCATCTATCACCAAATTACTCACCCCAAATATTGCCACTAAAGATATGTTGCAACCACAAAATAATTCAAGAATAAGGAGTTAAAAGCTCAAATTAGCACGTGTTAAGGAATAAAGAACAATAGGAGATGCCAATAGCAATCCTTTACACAAATACACTGGTGTTGTTCTCCTTAGCTTTTTGTGTTGGCTTTtggcttttttggttttgttcttattcaaactttttacgcgtatttgtgtttgttagttttgcgtcaaacttttgtgttttattgattctccaatgaatcagaaaagtaaaaaaattgacttaccCCCGATATTTTTTGCAAATATCCGAGAAAAAACCTGAAAAGCCCAGAAAGAGTTGTGTGCAAAACTAacgggaaaaaaatttgaataaggacaaaacaagaagaagaaaaaagcccaaaaactaAGAGgaacggggagagagagagagagagagagagagagagagagagagagagagagagagaagctgacTCCTTTGAAGCGGGAGAGACGTTCTCGACCAATTTGCTTAAGAAGAGAGTCTGAATTCATAGCAAAAACATGAGTGACCTTCTTCGACAGCCGGTCTTCAATGCTAGCCCCCATTTGCTCCAATTTCTGCTTCCATATCTTCACAACaccaaagccaaaaaaaataaatagaaatagTTTGAatcagaaacaaaataaaagagacAGAAAGAATACATACTTGTAATCGACGAGGCTGGACACCGGTTTCGGCCAGAAAGACTGCCATCCCGGCGAACATTCCGTCAGGGTCAGACGGCGGTGATTGCTTCTTCGTTCGCTTTGGCGCCATTTCTAGCTTTCGGTGCTTTCAGTTCAgtgtttcttgttcttgttcttcttcttctacaagCGGCCAGAACTCCGGGAAAGACGAACTTACCCCATGTCTTAAAACCAAACTACCGTGAGTACTTATTATCAGACGCGCTCGTGTTTATTTTCACCACTACGCCTACAAGTACAAGGAATGTAACATGGGTTCAGATCCCGTCCAGTATGTTACCCTCCAGTCCCGTCCAGTTCGGCCTTTTGTGAGCCCTTTCCGGGCCCACAATAATGATCAGAACCGTTCAcattttagagctcgtcgaggccaacgaccataccaaaaatcacgttgatcaaaTACCGTTTGTtatcatttcaaaatgcattaatgTTGTCTAAAAAAAAGGTGAGAAACACAGGATTACAACccttcaacaaattttttcaaaCTTAATACATTTTGAAATGATACCAAACGGTATtagatcaacgtgatttttggtatggtcgttggtctcaacgagctctaaactgtgaacggttccgatcattgttATGGACCCAAAAAGGACCCACAAAAGGCCGAACTGGACCGGACTGAAGGGTAACCCCATACTGAACAGGATCTGACTCCATGTAACATCACCACCCACCACTAGAGTGGATACAAATTTTGTGTACATCAAATATACATTAGATTATGTGTGACACTCACTTTGAGATCTCATAAAAATGATCTAAactgttcaatttgtttaaaatattgttttgatGAACTTTTAAAAATGCAGCCTATTTGAATATCGGTAAAGGCTTATTAATTTCCAATTTTTGTTCTTGCAGATTCAGGGATGAGAAATTAATCAAGTATTTGTCAATATCCGCATGAGTTTAGTTGAGTTTCGACGCTAATCAATTGTGTGCGATCTCAAGATTAATCCCGCAAAATTCGATGTATACCAAACGatgtacccatagttttttGAACAGTTTTGCTGCTCACATAGCTGATACACCCAAAgcttgcacatatattttttgtgaGACTCACCTCGCTCCTGCGAAGAGaatctgatttttttgaaaataaattttcaagggTTCTTGAAATAACTTAACTCAatcggatatcgataggtaCTGTTATCTGATCGAGTTcaatttttacaaatttttttataaaaataagtGATTCGGATCATCTTTTAGGACCTGAAATTGACGAAAAAAGACATGTAGGCAAGAAATGTGTGCATCATTTGTGTTGAAGTGTGGACAAGGTTTCGTCCCGTTTGACGTAAAAGGACGGATATAACCTCGCGAACAAACGTGCTTGCTGTGATGAAATAATAACACTGGAACCCTACCTCCGTAAAACCTcttccatccatccatccatccatccatttcCTTGTTCTTCGCCGAAGCAGGGTTTAATTACAGGTTTCCTTAAACCCCCAAACCCAACGCCCATTCACAGACTTCGCACATCGAATTACCGTTCCATCACAGCACAAATTCTGATGATTTTGCATCAGCGTTGCGTCTCAATGCTCCTCCTGTGCAGACAATCGTCTCCCCCAAGACTTTTCTCACCTCTAATAAGCCATTTTTCAtcatctctttcttcttcttcttcttcgcaaTTGCGTTGGCTTAGACCACCATGCCGGAGTAGAACTAGGTCATTTGCGACCTCCGCCGCAGCTGCAGCTGCGGAGGTCGGAGATAAAAGAGGAACGGACACGTTCTTCGCCGAAGAAAGCATTTCTTGGACATCACTCGGAGTGTCTGATCGGCTCTCTCGAGCTCTCAATAACGTCGGCCTCAATAGACCCTCTCTCGTTCAGGTACGCTAACCGGCCGCTGATTTTTATTGAGTTATGGTACAAATGCTTGTAGTAGGATATAGAAACAAAGAGAAGCACGGTTGATTTTGACGGTAACTTCTTTGTTGTGTGAATGAGCTAGGAAGCCAAAGAATTCGGCTTATTTAGATTTTAGGCATACCAAACGCAGCCTAAAGTCAATGACTTCATTATCGGATAACTCAAAGCTAATTAACTAATCCTTGTGTTCCAATCAATTTGGATCAGCAATGGCTTCACTTTTGGATGTTTCATGGAAATTAGATGGCTGTAAAGTGTTTATTTTTAGTCTTAGTTTTGC encodes:
- the LOC131310106 gene encoding DNA polymerase lambda isoform X4 — its product is MVREEGGGRTLLFNQFCLSKKKRSILLYKWLEDSLSIGEKVSEAPFVLALKSGAAAASSKKSLEESGSKGADGHDSSDVETSQHKRIRTSPEYHKTVSSEDTASAVNNDAYIGSDDLSAPLVPVNSSPTTPDSLNKTVGTSDSSLPYSPPDQNQNITEIFGKLMNIYRALGDDRRSFSYSKAIAVIEKLPFRIESVDQVKHLPAIGKSMQDHIQEMVNTGKLSKLEHFETDEKVRTISLFGEVWGIGPATALKLYEKGHRTLEDLKNEKSLTNSQRLGLKYFDDIKTRIPRHEVQEMEHLLQNAAEEILPGVMVVCGGSYRRGKASCGDLDIVITHPDGKSHIGFLRKYVKHLKDIKFLREDLIFSIHSEEGTDAGVDTYFGLYTYPGRELRHRIDFKVYPRDIYAFGLIAWTGNDVLNRRLRLLADSKGYRLDDTGLFPATQSSSSKRGTKASGSLHFKTEKEVFDFLGFTWLEPHERNL
- the LOC131310106 gene encoding DNA polymerase lambda isoform X5 translates to MAPKRTKKQSPPSDPDGMFAGMAVFLAETGVQPRRLQIWKQKLEQMGASIEDRLSKKVTHVFAMNSDSLLKQIGRERLSRFKGVGTSDSSLPYSPPDQNQNITEIFGKLMNIYRALGDDRRSFSYSKAIAVIEKLPFRIESVDQVKHLPAIGKSMQDHIQEMVNTGKLSKLEHFETDEKVRTISLFGEVWGIGPATALKLYEKGHRTLEDLKNEKSLTNSQRLGLKYFDDIKTRIPRHEVQEMEHLLQNAAEEILPGVMVVCGGSYRRGKASCGDLDIVITHPDGKSHIGFLRKYVKHLKDIKFLREDLIFSIHSEEGTDAGVDTYFGLYTYPGRELRHRIDFKVYPRDIYAFGLIAWTGNDVLNRRLRLLADSKGYRLDDTGLFPATQSSSSKRGTKASGSLHFKTEKEVFDFLGFTWLEPHERNL
- the LOC131310106 gene encoding DNA polymerase lambda isoform X1 — encoded protein: MAPKRTKKQSPPSDPDGMFAGMAVFLAETGVQPRRLQIWKQKLEQMGASIEDRLSKKVTHVFAMNSDSLLKQIGRERLSRFKGQSILLYKWLEDSLSIGEKVSEAPFVLALKSGAAAASSKKSLEESGSKGADGHDSSDVETSQHKRIRTSPEYHKTVSSEDTASAVNNDAYIGSDDLSAPLVPVNSSPTTPDSLNKTVGTSDSSLPYSPPDQNQNITEIFGKLMNIYRALGDDRRSFSYSKAIAVIEKLPFRIESVDQVKHLPAIGKSMQDHIQEMVNTGKLSKLEHFETDEKVRTISLFGEVWGIGPATALKLYEKGHRTLEDLKNEKSLTNSQRLGLKYFDDIKTRIPRHEVQEMEHLLQNAAEEILPGVMVVCGGSYRRGKASCGDLDIVITHPDGKSHIGFLRKYVKHLKDIKFLREDLIFSIHSEEGTDAGVDTYFGLYTYPGRELRHRIDFKVYPRDIYAFGLIAWTGNDVLNRRLRLLADSKGYRLDDTGLFPATQSSSSKRGTKASGSLHFKTEKEVFDFLGFTWLEPHERNL
- the LOC131310106 gene encoding DNA polymerase lambda isoform X3, encoding MAPKRTKKQSPPSDPDGMFAGMAVFLAETGVQPRRLQIWKQKLEQMGASIEDRLSKKSILLYKWLEDSLSIGEKVSEAPFVLALKSGAAAASSKKSLEESGSKGADGHDSSDVETSQHKRIRTSPEYHKTVSSEDTASAVNNDAYIGSDDLSAPLVPVNSSPTTPDSLNKTVGTSDSSLPYSPPDQNQNITEIFGKLMNIYRALGDDRRSFSYSKAIAVIEKLPFRIESVDQVKHLPAIGKSMQDHIQEMVNTGKLSKLEHFETDEKVRTISLFGEVWGIGPATALKLYEKGHRTLEDLKNEKSLTNSQRLGLKYFDDIKTRIPRHEVQEMEHLLQNAAEEILPGVMVVCGGSYRRGKASCGDLDIVITHPDGKSHIGFLRKYVKHLKDIKFLREDLIFSIHSEEGTDAGVDTYFGLYTYPGRELRHRIDFKVYPRDIYAFGLIAWTGNDVLNRRLRLLADSKGYRLDDTGLFPATQSSSSKRGTKASGSLHFKTEKEVFDFLGFTWLEPHERNL